The following are encoded in a window of Salmo trutta chromosome 27, fSalTru1.1, whole genome shotgun sequence genomic DNA:
- the fahd2a gene encoding fumarylacetoacetate hydrolase domain-containing protein 2A isoform X2, which produces MRLVQFCRQGDEGGVRVGVDRGEGLGVVDLKAFDPSMPMTMRELLEMGAKGMQCAQRALEVSPAQCVVPFAEVRLLSPVLAPEKVVCVGMNYRDHCLEQNAPIPKEPIIFSKFPSAITGPFDDITLPDESQEVDWEVELAFVIGRKGKHIKEEDAMSYVAGFTVANDVSARDWQMKRNGNQWLLGKTFDSFCPLGPALVTTSAVTDPHNLGIRCLVNGIAVQNSNTDQLIFKTEQVVAWVSQFVTLSPGDVFLTGTPPGVGVFRNPPVFLKKGDVVECQIDQVGVIRNNVV; this is translated from the exons ATGCGATTGGTGCAGTTCTGCCGCCAAGGCGATGAGGGAGGGGTTAGAGTCGGCGTTGATCGGGGGGAGGGGCTAGGGGTCGTTGACCTTAAGGCCTTTGACCCTTCGATGCCCATGACAATGAGAGAGCTGCTGGAGATGGGAGCGAAGGGCATGCAGTGTGCACAGAG GGCACTGGAGGTTAGTCCTGCTCAGTGTGTGGTTCCCTTTGCGGAGGTGAGGCTGCTGTCCCCAGTCCTAGCCCCAGAGaaggtggtgtgtgtggggatgAACTACCGGGACCACTGCCTTGAGCAGAACGCCCCTATCCCTAAAGAGCCAATCATCTTCAGCAAGTTCCCCAGCGCCATTACTGGGCCCTTCGATGACATCACACTGCCCGACGAGAGCCAG GAGGTGGACTGGGAGGTGGAGCTAGCCTTTGTGATTGGACGAAAGGGGAAACACATTAAG GAAGAGGATGCTATGTCTTACGTGGCAGGTTTCACCGTTGCCAACGATGTCAGCGCACGTGATTGGCAGATGAAACGCAACGGGAACCAGTGGCTGCTGGGAAAAACCTTTGACAGTTTTTGTCCTCTCGGCCCCGCCTTAGTGACCACCTCCGCTGTGacgg ACCCCCATAACCTGGGTATCCGCTGTCTGGTGAATGGAATTGCAGTCCAGAACAGCAACACTGACCAGCTGATCTTTAAGACTGAGCAAGTGGTGGCCTGGGTCTCAca GTTTGTGACGTTGTCTCCAGGTGACGTGTTTCTGACGGGGACTCCTCCAGGTGTGGGTGTGTTCAGGAACCCACCTGTCTTCCTCAAG AAAGGAGATGTGGTGGAATGTCAAATAGACCAGGTCGGGGTCATACGCAACAATGTTGTGTGA
- the fahd2a gene encoding fumarylacetoacetate hydrolase domain-containing protein 2A isoform X1, with protein sequence MRLPLHSLSLISRSLSDRLSTIPSRRVCGAAMRLVQFCRQGDEGGVRVGVDRGEGLGVVDLKAFDPSMPMTMRELLEMGAKGMQCAQRALEVSPAQCVVPFAEVRLLSPVLAPEKVVCVGMNYRDHCLEQNAPIPKEPIIFSKFPSAITGPFDDITLPDESQEVDWEVELAFVIGRKGKHIKEEDAMSYVAGFTVANDVSARDWQMKRNGNQWLLGKTFDSFCPLGPALVTTSAVTDPHNLGIRCLVNGIAVQNSNTDQLIFKTEQVVAWVSQFVTLSPGDVFLTGTPPGVGVFRNPPVFLKKGDVVECQIDQVGVIRNNVV encoded by the exons ATGAGACTTCCTCTTCACTCCTTGTCTCTCATCTCGAGGAGCTTGTCTGATAGACTGTCTACTATCCCCAGTAGGCGTGTGTGTGGCGCTGCGATGCGATTGGTGCAGTTCTGCCGCCAAGGCGATGAGGGAGGGGTTAGAGTCGGCGTTGATCGGGGGGAGGGGCTAGGGGTCGTTGACCTTAAGGCCTTTGACCCTTCGATGCCCATGACAATGAGAGAGCTGCTGGAGATGGGAGCGAAGGGCATGCAGTGTGCACAGAG GGCACTGGAGGTTAGTCCTGCTCAGTGTGTGGTTCCCTTTGCGGAGGTGAGGCTGCTGTCCCCAGTCCTAGCCCCAGAGaaggtggtgtgtgtggggatgAACTACCGGGACCACTGCCTTGAGCAGAACGCCCCTATCCCTAAAGAGCCAATCATCTTCAGCAAGTTCCCCAGCGCCATTACTGGGCCCTTCGATGACATCACACTGCCCGACGAGAGCCAG GAGGTGGACTGGGAGGTGGAGCTAGCCTTTGTGATTGGACGAAAGGGGAAACACATTAAG GAAGAGGATGCTATGTCTTACGTGGCAGGTTTCACCGTTGCCAACGATGTCAGCGCACGTGATTGGCAGATGAAACGCAACGGGAACCAGTGGCTGCTGGGAAAAACCTTTGACAGTTTTTGTCCTCTCGGCCCCGCCTTAGTGACCACCTCCGCTGTGacgg ACCCCCATAACCTGGGTATCCGCTGTCTGGTGAATGGAATTGCAGTCCAGAACAGCAACACTGACCAGCTGATCTTTAAGACTGAGCAAGTGGTGGCCTGGGTCTCAca GTTTGTGACGTTGTCTCCAGGTGACGTGTTTCTGACGGGGACTCCTCCAGGTGTGGGTGTGTTCAGGAACCCACCTGTCTTCCTCAAG AAAGGAGATGTGGTGGAATGTCAAATAGACCAGGTCGGGGTCATACGCAACAATGTTGTGTGA